cagacgatttggtagtgaaggccatagaactgccgtcaataaacttgcttaacccgaagttcgggtcgatgcagtccggtttgaaggcgtgggcgacaaacgcgcatataacactgtggaacagcgaaatcgtcggtaggacgacgaagaTCCTATGGactgatccggatcgtgagaggaggaggctattattgaaaggaagtaagaaagtggtcagtatagcttttagtatcataacgggacatatgcaaaatcggtgcggcaaatgatagcatgtgtagtagagctggcaaactattgataatcgcaacattcgatattttcgatagttttactaataaatatcgatactatcgttaatttctttGTAAGCCTTATCGgataaataaaaattgcgccctctataggcgcattGTATCTTAAGGGATACATTCAGCGTTTTGCTTATGttgcttattatacccaccaccgaaggatgggggtatattcatttagtcattccgctggctggtatatatattcttgatcagcgtaaaaatttaagacgatctagaaatgtccgtccgtctgtctgttgaaatcgccctacagtctttaaaaattgaggccttgagctgaaattttgcacagattccttttttctccataagcagtttaagttcgaagatgggctaaatcggactatatcttcatatagcccccatatagaccgattgccgatttagggtctcaggtccataaaatccacatttataatccgattttgctgaaattttagacagtgagttttgttaggcccttcgacattcctactacgtatggctcagatcggtccagatttggatatagctgtcatatagaccgattcgccaatttagggtcttaggcccataaaagccacatttattatccgattttgatgaaatttgggacagtgagttgtgttaggcccttcgacattcctactaagtatggctcagatgggtccagatttggataaaactgccatatagaccgatcccccgatttagggtatgaggcccataaaagccacatttattatccgattttgatgaaatttgggacagtgagttatctcaGGCCCctcatctttctttaatttggccctgatcggttcagatttggagatagctgccatatagaccgatctctcgatttaaggttttggggccataaaaggcgcatttattgtccgattagtTTTCTACAGTCCCAAGGAGTGTAAGGATTTTAATTGGTTTTTGTACATTTTAAGCAATATTCTTGAttttgggttcccaagattcgactctgctgaacttagcatgtttttaaCTTGTTCACCCAGTAGACTTTTATTTGATATAACTTCGCACTTTTGAATTTAGGCCATGAATGGGGGTTTTCCCAGTCATCtgttttttcaattaatttcagAATTTTATCAAGTCCCACGACAGAAATAAATATTGACAATCTGCACAAAACATCAAACTGTAGCTAATGCTCATTCTTTGTGGCACTCTTAAATTCTGATAGTGACGCCAAGGGTCGCTCATAGAGGTTATCACAAATACAGAGATTTTTTAAGACTTTTTCAAAATAAACTTCAGTTTTAGTTTAATTTTCAATGCAGCAGCATCAAGGCGAATGTCTTTAGAGATGAAGAGATTAGACAAAAACAACTTTTGTATAGGGGTAagattaacaaaaaaatattaaaattgtaaCAAAAATTCAGTATTCCTTCTtaacattttcagtttttgtTGGTCCACCTATTGTTGGGCCATGCTCAGAGTGCCCAACTCAAAACCAACTGTTTCACTGAACAATGTGGCGCAGAGTTGATGGGACAGGTCAATGATGTCTATTGGGAGAGTGCCACCGCCTATCGTCAGTTCTCCGATGATGTCTTGAGCCCAGAGATTTTAATGCGTGAAAAATTACGCCCGTTTTATGAGACCTTGAAAAAGTTCGATTGGAAATCTTTTCAAGATCCCCTGCTGAAACGGCAATTTGAGGTTGTATTGCGCGGTGACATATATCCCCCTTTGAATTATGAATTCAAAAAGGCCACCAATACCCTAAAATCCATggccaaacaaaaatttgtatgcAATCGAAAAAAACCACACCGCCTTCAGAGTGGCCAATGCACTGACTTTGCATTCATACATCAAATCAAATCGAAAATAGCGAATAGCGATGATTTGGAAGAGATCAAATGGTATTGGGCCGAATGGCGCAGCCGTATGCCTGCTCAGATTAAGGATGCCCTACACTACTACATACACTACTATCAGAATATGTCGACGCCCGAGATGTCGGCCTCAGCCATATGGTATGATCAGTATGAGGATCCCAACTTTCTGGATGAGCTGGAGGAGCTAATGGATGCCATACAACCTTTCTATAAGGAAATGCATGCTCATTTGAAACATGCCTTGCGTCAGCGTTATGGCGATGAAGTGATTCCATCGACGGGTCTAATACCTCATCATTTGATGGAACAGGCCATGTATCAGTCGTGGAAAAAGCAATCGGTTCTACGCAATCCTTTCCCCCAAAGAAAACTGCCCAATGTGCAGCATGAGTTGGATGACTTGGAATGGTTCCCCTTCGATTTGGTCAACATCAGTTGTTCGTTTTTCGGTTCCATGGGCTTCAATAATTTAACAGAGTAAGTATTGGGTGTAGAGCAGTGATGAGCACACTAACACAGTTGAAAATAATGAATTGtgtttgtatgggggctgtTAATCCTGATCCCCCAGCCAAgtgcaaaataacaaaaatgctCCGACCAAACGAAGGCACACGAGCTGCTTACATTACCCGTGCGTTTCTATTCGTTTTTCCTATGCCCGCGGGCATAGACATTTATGTGCGATTGTGTGTTGTTGGCCATATTTGGTGTAAAggatcaaaatcgggtaaaaaagaattaaaattaCGATCACCAGCTTAGAGTGGAGCACATTTGTGAgctcttctattatataaaaatgaaattgttgcgctttgtttgttggtttgtttgtcggttccgtatagactcaaaaatggctgaaccgatgttcatttcaaaatcattcattcattcaaattttcacagatggtagagttttggcccctggtgaaaatagggtactaaattttttgatatccgaagggggggcggactctcccccatatcccaattttcaaaaacgcccgaTCTTGAAGataggtgcaccgatttaagcgaaattttgtatgccaccttatggtaccccagaAACACAAAATTGCTATAAAAATTGTTGGCtccaataacctggggggacgccccatcccaaaacccatccgggcggacatgtttaccgattgggacaatatgggtatcaaatgaaagttatttaagagtagaatacgaacttgatatacaaatttcggccaaGGTGCTCGGTGGgctcccccaccccaaaaaaccccccaacaggactctttcaccgctttgggcaatatgggtatcaaataaatggtatttcaaagtagagtgcaaatttggcacaaaaaagCATCCTT
The genomic region above belongs to Stomoxys calcitrans chromosome 5, idStoCalc2.1, whole genome shotgun sequence and contains:
- the LOC106085975 gene encoding angiotensin-converting enzyme, which gives rise to MSLEMKRLDKNNFCIGFLLVHLLLGHAQSAQLKTNCFTEQCGAELMGQVNDVYWESATAYRQFSDDVLSPEILMREKLRPFYETLKKFDWKSFQDPLLKRQFEVVLRGDIYPPLNYEFKKATNTLKSMAKQKFVCNRKKPHRLQSGQCTDFAFIHQIKSKIANSDDLEEIKWYWAEWRSRMPAQIKDALHYYIHYYQNMSTPEMSASAIWYDQYEDPNFLDELEELMDAIQPFYKEMHAHLKHALRQRYGDEVIPSTGLIPHHLMEQAMYQSWKKQSVLRNPFPQRKLPNVQHELDDLEWFPFDLVNISCSFFGSMGFNNLTEDFMRDNFIEMEPAEGGPDCKSRIFTYAEIELNYCPKVYYKKLLQTHGDITHIQYAILKNNLSVGLNQEAAPGFGNAMGEAVILSASTPKHLQERLGLLTTYDYDDILNLNRLYRMAVHTVLSIPTYFVHEKLWIDMIDNKVAPENYNCHYWNLMAKYMGVGPSTETKEGSYDMPYKFYEGIVDQFRSTRKLFGEFLGYQIYRSVCLKIGEFQRGNAYKILHNCDFANHRQAGQMFKEIMSAASTKPWRQIIRNVTIKNAEKLTATAFLEYYEPLHSWIAEDNVEKSLPVGWRSVDKCNPSTAAVNENTTEVY